The following is a genomic window from Pseudomonas promysalinigenes.
GAGTGTTCATGAGCTGATCGCCCACAACCGGACCACCGAGCAGGTGGGCGAACTGATCGGCGCCGACTGGCTGATCTATCAGGACCTGCCGGACCTGATAGATTCGGTTGGCGGCGGCAAGATCAAGATCGATCAATTCGATTGCGCGGTGTTCAACGGTGAATACGTCACCGGCGACATCGACGAAGCCTATCTCGACCGCATCGAGCAGGCCCGTAACGACATGGCCAAGGTCAAGAACCAGGCCGTCAGCGCGATCATCGACCTCTACAACAACTGATTGGGGAGCGACGGCATGACAGATCAATGGGATGCCGGGCGACTGGACAGTGACCTCGAGGGTGTCGGCTTCGACACCCTGGCGGTGCGCGCCGGTCAGAACCGTACACCGGAAGCCGAGCACAGCGAAGCGCTGTTCCTGACTTCCAGCTATGTATTTCGCACGGCCGCCGATGCTGCTGCGCGTTTTGCCGGCGAAACGCCGGGCAATGTCTACTCGCGCTACACAAACCCGTCGGTGCGCGCTTTCGAGGAGCGCTTGGCTGCGATGGAAGGTGCCGAGCAGGCGGTGGCGACTTCCACCGGCATGGCTGCACTGCTTGCCGTAGTCATGTCGCTCTGCAGTGCTGGCGATCATGTGCTGGTTTCCCAGAGCGTGTTCGGCTCGACCATTAGCCTGTTCGAGAAGTACTTCAAGCGCTTCGGCTTGCAGGTTGATTACGTGCCGCTGGTCGACCTGGCTGGTTGGGAAAAGGCCATCAAGGGCAATACCAAGCTGCTGATCGTCGAGTCGCCTTCCAACCCCTTGGCTGAACTGGTCGACATCAGCGCCTTGGCCGAAATTGCCCATGCCCACGGCGCCATGCTGGTGGTGGACAACTGCTTCAGCACGCCGGCGTTGCAGCAGCCGCTCAAGCTCGGTGCCGACATCGTGTTCCACTCGGCCACCAAGTTCATCGATGGCCAGGGCCGTTGCATGGGCGGGGCGGTAGCTGGCCGTGCCGAGCAGATGAAAGAAGTGGTGGGCTTTTTGCGCACCGCCGGGCCGACGCTTAGCCCGTTCAACGCATGGATCTTCACCAAGGGCCTGGAAACCCTCAAGCTGCGCATGCGCGCGCACTGCGAGAGCGCCCAGCGCCTGGCAGAGTGGCTGGAACAACAGGATGGCGTGGAAAAGGTGCATTACGCCGGCCTGCCGAGCCACCCGCAGCACGCGTT
Proteins encoded in this region:
- a CDS encoding O-succinylhomoserine sulfhydrylase; protein product: MTDQWDAGRLDSDLEGVGFDTLAVRAGQNRTPEAEHSEALFLTSSYVFRTAADAAARFAGETPGNVYSRYTNPSVRAFEERLAAMEGAEQAVATSTGMAALLAVVMSLCSAGDHVLVSQSVFGSTISLFEKYFKRFGLQVDYVPLVDLAGWEKAIKGNTKLLIVESPSNPLAELVDISALAEIAHAHGAMLVVDNCFSTPALQQPLKLGADIVFHSATKFIDGQGRCMGGAVAGRAEQMKEVVGFLRTAGPTLSPFNAWIFTKGLETLKLRMRAHCESAQRLAEWLEQQDGVEKVHYAGLPSHPQHALAKRQMSGFGAVVSFEVKGGKEGAWRFIDATRVISITTNLGDSKTTIAHPATTSHGRLTPQEREAAGIRDSLIRVAVGLEDVADLQADLARGLAVL